In Solanum lycopersicum chromosome 5, SLM_r2.1, the following are encoded in one genomic region:
- the LOC101250988 gene encoding uncharacterized protein — protein MDFFYKAKAVKLKSHLDKYLVADDDQENIRQSRNGSSRKARWLVELVEAENSHFIRLKSGSGKYLTASDEPFLLGMTGKKVIQTLPEEMKDLRIEWEVIRDGFQVKLRGFGGKYLRANGGMPPWRNKVTHDNPYSGSTQNWILWNVEPIDVPENESLTEYLTMVSSFSSISDELLSLDLGSPTSVHSSFSFSPRRAKISLPKRSAMELFHKAKAVRLQSHHEKYLTAEEDEESVTQDRNGASKNAKWTVEFVEKTENVIRLKSCYGKYLTASNQPFLLGMTGRKVLQTLPNRLDSSIEWEPIREGHQVKLRTRYGQFLRGNGGLPPWRNSVTHDIPHRTKTQDWVLWDVHVVEILAHSTAETVAETTVVGGNSDSFASESSSATTTGSSKSYSFSRQESSDSLISSPPKLVDGRLIYYHVTDEFGEIDEGAEGLCITFKGNSVEDLKKRLEEETGLEDITVCTRSALNGKLYPLRLQLPPNNANMNVIILPSSSKEASDIA, from the exons atggaTTTTTTCTACAAAGCCAAAGctgtaaaattaaaaagtcatCTAGACAAATACCTTGTAGCCGATGATGATCAAGAAAATATCCGACAAAGCCGAAACGGCTCATCAAGAAAAGCCCGGTGGCTTGTTGAACTTGTTGAAGCCGAAAACAGCCACTTTATACGGCTTAAAAGTGGCTCCGGCAAGTATCTCACGGCTTCCGACGAGCCGTTTCTTCTTGGCATGACCGGAAAAAAG gtAATTCAAACTTTGCCCGAAGAAATGAAGGACTTGAGAATCGAATGGGAAGTAATAAGGGATGGATTTCAAGTAAAATTAAGGGGTTTTGGAGGAAAATATTTACGTGCAAATGGAGGAATGCCACCATGGAGAAATAAAGTAACACATGATAATCCATATAGTGGTAGTACACAAAATTGGATTTTGTGGAACGTTGAACCTATTGATGTGCCCGAAAATGAATCGTTGACGGAATATTTAACTATGGTTTCAAGTTTTTCATCGATTTCTGATGAGCTTTTAAGCCTGGATTTAGGATCTCCGACTTCTGtacattcaagtttttcattctCACCTAGGAGGGCTAAG ATTTCTTTACCAAAAAGATCAGCAATGGAGCTATTTCACAAAGCAAAAGCTGTTCGTTTACAGAGTCACCATGAGAAGTACTTAAcagctgaagaagatgaagaatcagTGACTCAAGATCGTAACGGAGCATCAAAAAACGCGAAATGGACAGTTGAATTTGTTGAAAAAACCGAAAATGTTATTCGATTGAAGAGTTGTTATGGGAAATATTTAACAGCTTCGAATCAGCCATTTCTTCTGGGTATGACTGGTAGAAAAGTTCTTCAAACTTTGCCTAATCGACTTGATTCTTCAATTGAATGGGAACCCATTAGAGAAGGACATCAAGTTAAGCTGAGGACGAGATATGGGCAATTTTTGAGGGGAAATGGGGGTCTTCCTCCATGGAGAAATTCTGTTACTCATGATATTCCTCATAGGACGAAAACTCAAGATTGGGTTCTTTGGGATGTTCATGTTGTTGAAATTTTGGCGCATTCGACGGCGGAGACGGTGGCGGAGACGACGGTGGTGGGTGGTAATTCTGATTCGTTTGCTTCTGAATCGAGTTCTGCTACTACTACTGGTTCATCAAAATCTTACAGCTTTTCGAGACAAGAG TCAAGTGATTCATTGATTAGTTCACCGCCTAAGTTGGTAGATGGAAGGCTTATATATTATCACGTTACGGATGAATTTGGAGAAATTGACGAAGGAGCCGAGGGACTTTGCATAACTTTTAAGGGAAATAGTGTTGAGGATCTAAAGAAGAGATTGGAGGAGGAAACTGGGCTCGAGGATATTACTGTGTGTACTCGGAGTGCTTTGAATGGGAAGCTTTATCCTCTCCGTTTGCAGCTTCCTCCCAACAACGCAAATATGAACGTTATTATTTTGCCATCTTCATCTAAAG AAGCTAGTGATATTGCATAA
- the LOC101256184 gene encoding uncharacterized protein, whose product MELFYDAKAVRFRSHLNKYLVADDDQRTIRQSRNGLSRKARWLVELADPENSHLIRLRSSSGMYLTASDEPFLLSLTGEKKVLQTSPENMEDVKIMWEPLRYGFQVKLRGYGGKFLSASGGTLRWSNRVTHDSPHSATTHNWILWNVEPVDVPEDESLTDYLTMVSNFSSVSDELSTLDLGSPMSMHSSISFSPKSPLTRRPAMEIFQKAKAVRLQSRHYKYLTALEDGDSVTQDRNGASQNAKWTVEFVEKTNNVIRLKSCYGKYLTASNQSSLLGMTGRKVLQTLPNRLDSSIEWEPIREGNQVKLRTRYGQFLRGNGGILPWKNTVTHDIPYQTATQDWVLWDVHVVEILGDSSVVPKRPSPLGLPSDSCASESTSTSVVSSESSSLSRQESSDSFAKLGDGRFIFYYIADEFGEIDEKMEELCITFDGNTVEELTKTLEDATGLDEIIVCTKSPLNGKLYPLSLQLPPNNTTMNVVVLPKAITPDSLSDHMSSIPELNGSNFREWKEQLQITLGCLDLDLCFRIDEPLEECANYATWEHSNRLSLMIMKSKIAKNINKSIPDSTRAREFLASVEQQFKASDKPLIGTVMEIFTTKKYNGTSGVREHIMEMNDMAEQLISMDMTISESFLVQFVLNSLPSQFGPFKISYNTNKEKWTMDELIVMCVQEEERLKREGLLSGHLATQGHKGKGPKEGKQKGKKSPNHGNLKCFFCKEKGHLKKDCPKRKN is encoded by the exons ATGGAGCTGTTTTATGATGCTAAAGCTGTAAGATTTAGAAGCCATTTAAACAAATACTTAGTAGCTGATGATGATCAGAGAACTATCCGGCAAAGCCGGAACGGCTTATCGAGAAAAGCTCGGTGGCTGGTGGAGCTTGCAGACCCCGAAAACAGCCACCTTATACGGCTGAGAAGTAGCTCCGGCATGTACCTCACTGCTTCTGACGAGCCGTTCCTTTTGAGCTTAACAG GAGAAAAGAAGGTTCTTCAAACATCACCGGAAAATATGGAGGATGTGAAGATTATGTGGGAACCATTAAGGTATGGATTTCAAGTGAAGTTAAGAGGTTATGGGGGAAAGTTTTTAAGTGCAAGTGGAGGGACACTAAGATGGAGCAATAGAGTGACTCATGATAGTCCTCATAGTGCTACTACACATAATTGGATTTTGTGGAATGTTGAACCTGTCGATGTACCGGAAGATGAGTCGTTGACGGATTATTTGACGATGGTTTCAAACTTCTCGTCGGTTTCCGATGAACTTTCTACCTTAGATTTGGGCTCTCCCATGTCTATGCATTCAAGTATCTCTTTCTCACCTAAG AGTCCTCTAACTAGAAGACCAGCAATGGAGATTTTCCAAAAAGCAAAAGCTGTTCGTCTACAGAGTCGCCATTACAAGTACTTAACAGCTTTGGAAGATGGAGATTCCGTCACCCAAGACCGTAATGGCGCTTCACAAAATGCAAAATGGACTGTTGAATTTGTCGAGAAAACCAACAATGTTATCCGCCTAAAAAGCTGTTATGGCAAATACCTCACAGCATCTAATCAGTCTTCTCTTCTTGGTATGACTGGTCGGAAAGTCCTACAGACTCTGCCTAATCGACTTGATTCTTCAATCGAATGGGAGCCCATCAGAGAAGGGAACCAAGTGAAGCTTAGGACTCGATATGGACAGTTTTTGAGGGGTAATGGTGGAATTCTTCCATGGAAAAACACTGTGACTCATGATATTCCGTATCAGACGGCTACACAAGATTGGGTACTTTGGGATGTTCATGTTGTTGAAATCTTGGGTGATTCCTCTGTTGTTCCTAAGAGGCCATCACCATTAGGTCTTCCTTCAGATTCATGTGCTTCTGAATCAACATCTACATCTGTTGTTTCCTCGGAATCCTCAAGCTTATCTAGACAAGAG TCAAGTGATTCTTTTGCTAAGTTGGGAGATGGGAGGTTTATATTTTACTATATTGCTGATGAATTTGGAGAAATTGATGAGAAAATGGAGGAACTTTGCATAACCTTTGATGGAAATACTGTTGAAGAGCTAACTAAGACGTTGGAGGACGCAACAGGGCTAGACGAAATAATTGTGTGTACTAAGAGCCCTTTGAATGGAAAGCTTTATCCTCTCAGCTTGCAACTTCCACCCAACAATACAACTATGAATGTTGTTGTATTGCCAAAAG CTATTACACCAGATTCTCTTTCAGACCATATGTCCAGCATTCCCGAGTTGAATGGTTCAAATTTCAGAGAATGGAAGGAGCAATTACAAATTACTTTGGGATGTTTGGATTTAGATTTGTGTTTCAGAATTGATGAACCTTTGGAAGAATGTGCCAACTATGCTACGTGGGAACACTCTAACCGGTTAAGCCTCATGATCATGAAGAGTAAGATCGCTAAGAACATCAACAAATCAATACCAGATTCTACTCGAGCAAGAGAGTTCTTGGCATCTGTTGAGCAACAATTCAAGGCTTCAGATAAGCCGTTAATAGGTACAGTCATGGAAATATTTACGACTAAGAAATATAATGGGACTAGTGGCGTGCGCGAGCACATTATGGAAATGAATGATATGGCAGAACAACTTATATCGATGGATATGACCATTTCAGAATCCTTTTTGGTTCAATTTGTTCTCAATTCTCTTCCTTCTCAATTTGGTCCATTTAAAATTAGCTATAACACAAATAAGGAGAAATGGACCATGGATGAACTCATTGTGATGTGTGTTCAAGAGGAGGAACGATTAAAGAGGGAAGGATTGCTATCGGGTCACTTAGCAACACAAGGTCATAAAGGAAAAGGACCAAAGGAAGGGAAACAAAAGGGAAAGAAATCACCAAATCATGGAAATCTGAAGTGCTTCTTTTGCAAAGAGAAGGGACACTTGAAGAAGGATTGTCCTAAACGCAAGAACTAG
- the LOC101251285 gene encoding pentatricopeptide repeat-containing protein At1g59720, chloroplastic/mitochondrial — protein sequence MILSTTPTRPTTTLTINTNTSEHRRHILQILTQCTSISQLKQVHAYTLRTTPLDHPDALFLYSRILHFASMNDLDYSFKLFGNLENPNSFIWNTLIRGCAHSNDRKGEAFMLFQRMVESVEPDKHTFPFVLKGCAYLFALSEGKQAHGVALKLGFDSDVYVNNSLVHFYSSCGCLKDARKVFDEMPERSLVSWNVMIDALVQSGEFENALRMFSEMQKVFEPDGYTMQSVLDACAGLGALSLGMWCHAYILRKCESFLDFELLVNNCLLNMYCKCGSVDIAVQVFERMSRHDLNSWNTMILGFAMHGEVEAAFHCFNQMVSKRVMPDSITFVGILSACNHRGFVDEGRSYFDKMVSEYKIRPVLEHYGCLVDLLARAGCIDKALDVVSNMPMKPDAAIWRSLLDGCCKKNADIEFSEEVARKIMESDGSDTSGVYVLLSRVYATANRWDEAGMIRTLMTDKGIRKDPGCSLIEINGVFHEFFAGDTSHLHTREIYEFLDVIDKRLLAAGYVPDLSHASTVDELDNGKRQSLKLHSERLAIAYGLLKLKPGTPLRIFKNLRICSDCHNVTKLISKVFDVEIIVRDRVRFHHFRNGSCTCKDYW from the coding sequence atgatTCTATCAACAACACCAACAAGGCCAACAACAACTCTCACCATCAACACCAATACTAGTGAGCATCGACGCCATATCCTCCAAATCTTGACACAATGCACTTCAATTTCTCAGCTCAAACAAGTACATGCTTATACTCTTCGAACAACTCCATTGGACCACCCAGATGCCCTTTTCCTCTACAGTAGAATTCTCCATTTTGCTTCAATGAATGATCTTGATTATAGTTTTAAACTCTTTGGTAATTTGGAAAATCCCAATTCCTTCATCTGGAATACTCTTATTAGAGGTTGTGCTCATAGTAATGATCGTAAAGGTGAAGCCTTTATGCTTTTTCAAAGAATGGTTGAGAGTGTTGAGCCTGATAAACATACTTTCCCATTTGTGCTCAAGGGTTGTGCTTATCTTTTTGCTCTTTCTGAAGGGAAACAAGCACATGGGGTTGCGTTGAAACTTGGGTTTGATTCAGATGTGTATGTGAATAATAGTTTGGTTCATTTTTATTCGTCTTGTGGGTGTTTGAAGGATGCGAGGAAGGTGTTTGATGAAATGCCTGAGAGAAGTTTGGTTTCTTGGAATGTTATGATTGATGCTTTGGTTCAATCGGGTGAGTTTGAAAATGCGTTGAGAATGTTTTCGGAGATGCAGAAAGTGTTTGAGCCTGATGGGTATACGATGCAGAGTGTTCTTGATGCTTGTGCTGGTTTGGGTGCGTTATCGTTGGGAATGTGGTGTCATGCTTATATTTTGAGGAAGTGTGAGAGTTTCTTGGATTTTGAGTTGCTGGTGAATAATTGTTTACTGAACATGTATTGTAAATGTGGTTCGGTGGATATAGCTGTTCAGGTTTTCGAGAGGATGAGTAGACATGATTTGAATTCTTGGAATACGATGATATTAGGATTTGCAATGCACGGGGAGGTTGAGGCAGCGTTTCATTGTTTTAACCAAATGGTTAGTAAAAGAGTAATGCCTGACTCGATCACATTTGTTGGTATTTTGAGTGCTTGTAATCATAGGGGCTTCGTTGATGAGGGTCGTagctattttgataaaatggTTTCTGAGTATAAGATTAGGCCTGTTTTAGAGCACTATGGTTGTCTAGTTGACCTTTTGGCACGTGCGGGGTGTATTGACAAAGCTCTTGATGTTGTATCAAACATGCCAATGAAACCTGATGCAGCAATATGGAGGAGTCTTCTTGATGGTTGCTGCAAGAAAAATGCTGACATAGAGTTCAGTGAAGAAGTGGCTAGGAAAATAATGGAGTCTGACGGAAGTGACACTAGCGGTGTATATGTTCTGTTGTCAAGAGTGTATGCAACTGCTAACCGATGGGACGAGGCTGGAATGATTAGGACACTGATGACCGATAAGGGTATTAGAAAAGATCCGGGTTGTAGTTTAATTGAAATTAATGGGGTTTTCCATGAGTTTTTCGCTGGAGATACATCTCATTTGCATACTAGAGAAATttatgagtttttggatgtTATAGACAAAAGACTCCTAGCAGCAGGGTATGTTCCTGATCTGTCACACGCATCAACCGTTGATGAACTTGATAATGGGAAGAGACAGTCGCTTAAACTGCACAGTGAGAGACTTGCCATTGCTTATGGACTTCTGAAACTAAAACCAGGTACTCCTTTACGCATTTTCAAGAATTTGCGCATATGCAGTGATTGTCACAATGTAACCAAATTAATTTCGAAAGTCTTTGATGTTGAAATTATTGTTAGAGATCGTGTTCGGTTTCATCACTTTAGGAATGGGTCCTGTACCTGCAAAGATTATTGGTGA
- the LOC101256488 gene encoding uncharacterized protein isoform X1, with protein sequence MGIWGISARRRTWLGLCNISWRPSRQPFKQIGRRTFSDSYTGKSDDSVLPVLIIGAGPVGLVLSILLTKLGVKCAILEKNKAFSTHPQAHFINNRSMEVFRKLDGLGDEILRSQPPVEFWRKFIYCTSLTGPILGAVDHMQPQDFDQIVSPVSVAHFSQYKLSRLLLKHLEKLGFHMINSEKNEHGSIGERKIFMGHECIAINGAEHGVTVTASFLSEGKYITRDIQCHFLVGTDGAGSSVRKSLGINMRGEKDLQKLVSVHFLSKALGQYLIKERPGMLFFIFNKDAIGVLVAHDLKQGEFVLQVPFYPPQQKLEDFSSEMCKRLIFKLVGLELADVNVMDIKPWVMHAEVAEKFLSCNNRIILAGDAAHRFPPAGGFGMNTGIQDAHNLAWKLASVIEGVSPISILNSYELERSQIAQFNTALSVQNFKAAMKVPAALGLDPTVANAVHRALNDTVGSILPSALQRTILDGIFSIGCAQLSDFVLNENNPLGSARLTRLRQIFEEGQSLQLQFPAEDLGFRYRKGVLVSEDDVVVDVHEAPTGRRRDYIPCSEPGSRLPHMNVELFSKPSSKEILSTLDLVSIDKVEFILIIAPFKESYCLARAALEVANKFKLHLKVCVMWPNGSIDGAGRTEAALTPWKSFEEVVEVKRSSDSPSWWDICQMTDRGAILVRPDEHVAWRSKSRIADPIMTMKNIFHIVTGVDCT encoded by the exons ATGGGAATTTGGGGGATTAGTGCAAGGAGAAGGACTTGGCTTGGCCTCTGCAACATCAGTTGGAGACCGAGTAGACAGCCATTCAAACAAATTGGTCGAAGAACATTTTCAGACTCTTACACTGGCAAAAGTGACGATTCTGTCTTGCCAGTGTTGATTATTGGTGCTGGTCCAGTTGGTCTGGTTCTCTCCATACTTCTAACGAAACTAG GTGTAAAATGTGCGATCTTAGAGAAGAACAAGGCCTTTTCCACACATCCTCAAGCACACTTCATCAACAACCGGTCTATGGAG GTATTTCGCAAATTGGATGGTCTTGGAGATGAGATTCTAAGGTCTCAACCACCAGTAGAGTTTTGGAGAAAGTTTATATACTGTACTTCACTGACGGGACCTATTTTAGGTGCTGTTGATCATATGCAACCTCAAG ATTTTGATCAGATTGTGAGTCCTGTGTCTGTTGCACACTTCTCCCAGTACAAGCTCTCCAGATTACTGCTTAAGCACCTTGAGAAACTTGGTTTTCATATGATAAACTCTGAAAAGAATGAGCATGGCTCTATTGGTGAGAGGAAGATATTTATGGGGCATGAATGCATTGCAATCAATGGTGCTGAGCATGGTGTCACTGTAACAGCCTCTTTCCTTTCTGAAGGGAAATACATAACGAGAGATATTCAGTGCCATTTCCTTGTTGGTACAGATGGTGCAGGAAGTAGTGTTAGAAAGTCCCTAGGAATCAACATGCGAGGTGAAAAGGACTTACAAAAGCTCGTCAGTGTCCACTTCCTGAGCAAAGCTTTAGGGCAGTATCTCATTAAAGAAAGACCTGGCATGCTATTTTTCATCTTTAACAAAGATGCTATTGGTGTTCTTGTTGCCCATGATCTCAAGCAAGGGGAATTTGTTTTGCAG GTACCATTTTATCCACCTCAACAGAAGCTTGAGGACTTTAGTTCTGAG ATGTGTAAGAGATTGATCTTCAAATTGGTCGGCCTAGAGCTCGCAGACGTCAACGTGATGGATATTAAACCTTGGGTGATGCATGCTGAAGTAGCTGAGAAGTTTCTATCTTGTAACAACAGGATAATACTTGCTGGTGATGCAGCTCATCGATTTCCTCCTGCTGGTGGTTTTG GGATGAATACTGGTATTCAAGATGCTCATAATCTTGCTTGGAAATTAGCTTCTGTAATCGAGGGTGTCTCACCAATATCAATTCTCAACTCTTATGAACTAGAACGTAGTCAG ATAGCCCAATTTAATACAGCGCTTAGCGTCCAAAACTTTAAAGCGGCAATGAAAGTTCCTGCTGCACTTGGTCTTGATCCAACTGTAGCAAATGCAG TACATCGAGCTCTTAATGACACTGTTGGTTCCATTCTGCCATCCGCACTTCAAAGGACAATATTAGATGGAATATTCAGCATAGGTTGTGCACAACTCTCAGATTTTGTATTGAATGAAAATAATCCACTCGGATCTGCAAGGCTAACCAGATTAAGACAAATATTTGAAGAAGGACAGAGCCTTCAGCTCCAGTTCCCTGCTGAGGATCTTGGTTTCAG GTATCGGAAAGGAGTATTGGTGTCTGAAGATGACGTTGTGGTGGATGTGCATGAAGCACCAACAGGACGAAGAAGGGATTATATTCCTTGCTCAGAACCTGGATCAAGGCTCCCTCATATGAACGTTGAACTGTTTTCTAAACCGTCaagcaag GAAATATTATCTACTCTAGACCTTGTATCTATAGATAAGGTTGAGTTTATCCTTATAATTGcgccattcaaggagtcatacTGTCTAGCTCGAGCTGCACTAGAGGTGGCCAACAAATTTAAACTCCATTTAAAGGTTTGTGTAATGTGGCCAAACGGAAGTATTGACGGAGCTGGAAGAACTGAGGCTGCATTGACACCCTGGAAATCTTTTGAAGAAGTTGTGGAAGTGAAGAGGTCATCGGATTCACCATCCTGGTGGGACATCTGTCAAATGACAGACAGAGGAGCCATATTAGTGAGACCTGATGAACACGTTGCTTGGCGTTCAAAATCCAGAATTGCAGATCCCATCATGAcgatgaaaaacattttccacaTTGTTACAGGAGTTGATTGCACGTGA
- the LOC101256488 gene encoding uncharacterized protein isoform X2, producing the protein MQPQDFDQIVSPVSVAHFSQYKLSRLLLKHLEKLGFHMINSEKNEHGSIGERKIFMGHECIAINGAEHGVTVTASFLSEGKYITRDIQCHFLVGTDGAGSSVRKSLGINMRGEKDLQKLVSVHFLSKALGQYLIKERPGMLFFIFNKDAIGVLVAHDLKQGEFVLQVPFYPPQQKLEDFSSEMCKRLIFKLVGLELADVNVMDIKPWVMHAEVAEKFLSCNNRIILAGDAAHRFPPAGGFGMNTGIQDAHNLAWKLASVIEGVSPISILNSYELERSQIAQFNTALSVQNFKAAMKVPAALGLDPTVANAVHRALNDTVGSILPSALQRTILDGIFSIGCAQLSDFVLNENNPLGSARLTRLRQIFEEGQSLQLQFPAEDLGFRYRKGVLVSEDDVVVDVHEAPTGRRRDYIPCSEPGSRLPHMNVELFSKPSSKEILSTLDLVSIDKVEFILIIAPFKESYCLARAALEVANKFKLHLKVCVMWPNGSIDGAGRTEAALTPWKSFEEVVEVKRSSDSPSWWDICQMTDRGAILVRPDEHVAWRSKSRIADPIMTMKNIFHIVTGVDCT; encoded by the exons ATGCAACCTCAAG ATTTTGATCAGATTGTGAGTCCTGTGTCTGTTGCACACTTCTCCCAGTACAAGCTCTCCAGATTACTGCTTAAGCACCTTGAGAAACTTGGTTTTCATATGATAAACTCTGAAAAGAATGAGCATGGCTCTATTGGTGAGAGGAAGATATTTATGGGGCATGAATGCATTGCAATCAATGGTGCTGAGCATGGTGTCACTGTAACAGCCTCTTTCCTTTCTGAAGGGAAATACATAACGAGAGATATTCAGTGCCATTTCCTTGTTGGTACAGATGGTGCAGGAAGTAGTGTTAGAAAGTCCCTAGGAATCAACATGCGAGGTGAAAAGGACTTACAAAAGCTCGTCAGTGTCCACTTCCTGAGCAAAGCTTTAGGGCAGTATCTCATTAAAGAAAGACCTGGCATGCTATTTTTCATCTTTAACAAAGATGCTATTGGTGTTCTTGTTGCCCATGATCTCAAGCAAGGGGAATTTGTTTTGCAG GTACCATTTTATCCACCTCAACAGAAGCTTGAGGACTTTAGTTCTGAG ATGTGTAAGAGATTGATCTTCAAATTGGTCGGCCTAGAGCTCGCAGACGTCAACGTGATGGATATTAAACCTTGGGTGATGCATGCTGAAGTAGCTGAGAAGTTTCTATCTTGTAACAACAGGATAATACTTGCTGGTGATGCAGCTCATCGATTTCCTCCTGCTGGTGGTTTTG GGATGAATACTGGTATTCAAGATGCTCATAATCTTGCTTGGAAATTAGCTTCTGTAATCGAGGGTGTCTCACCAATATCAATTCTCAACTCTTATGAACTAGAACGTAGTCAG ATAGCCCAATTTAATACAGCGCTTAGCGTCCAAAACTTTAAAGCGGCAATGAAAGTTCCTGCTGCACTTGGTCTTGATCCAACTGTAGCAAATGCAG TACATCGAGCTCTTAATGACACTGTTGGTTCCATTCTGCCATCCGCACTTCAAAGGACAATATTAGATGGAATATTCAGCATAGGTTGTGCACAACTCTCAGATTTTGTATTGAATGAAAATAATCCACTCGGATCTGCAAGGCTAACCAGATTAAGACAAATATTTGAAGAAGGACAGAGCCTTCAGCTCCAGTTCCCTGCTGAGGATCTTGGTTTCAG GTATCGGAAAGGAGTATTGGTGTCTGAAGATGACGTTGTGGTGGATGTGCATGAAGCACCAACAGGACGAAGAAGGGATTATATTCCTTGCTCAGAACCTGGATCAAGGCTCCCTCATATGAACGTTGAACTGTTTTCTAAACCGTCaagcaag GAAATATTATCTACTCTAGACCTTGTATCTATAGATAAGGTTGAGTTTATCCTTATAATTGcgccattcaaggagtcatacTGTCTAGCTCGAGCTGCACTAGAGGTGGCCAACAAATTTAAACTCCATTTAAAGGTTTGTGTAATGTGGCCAAACGGAAGTATTGACGGAGCTGGAAGAACTGAGGCTGCATTGACACCCTGGAAATCTTTTGAAGAAGTTGTGGAAGTGAAGAGGTCATCGGATTCACCATCCTGGTGGGACATCTGTCAAATGACAGACAGAGGAGCCATATTAGTGAGACCTGATGAACACGTTGCTTGGCGTTCAAAATCCAGAATTGCAGATCCCATCATGAcgatgaaaaacattttccacaTTGTTACAGGAGTTGATTGCACGTGA